One Bufo gargarizans isolate SCDJY-AF-19 chromosome 4, ASM1485885v1, whole genome shotgun sequence DNA window includes the following coding sequences:
- the CALHM5 gene encoding calcium homeostasis modulator protein 5, producing the protein MDALHKLLKLCADKKSAIGYGFLTILTAGGQHLFSLVVFQCPCTEHNLMYGCVFLFAPAVVLMIISYFLNSRTWKFVTGCCLKPKKMCPNGYRCYGLHVFLQLLLNSLIVPVMWISIALLHGTFYTCAMSAWQNAEFVQHLCRNKSEQCQTQLYKVTCGRATLPAYESQEVVLVLQAQSQVLGWCLIAVLASISLLCTCWSSCYSKVSSIQMSFWKIYIEKEKDKFDRLAQEYADKLAERNLRSFFENKEPTAFELPNNKAWEKISALYTFNADHQYYSTLHKFVEHGVENFSGKEVMMDFVDAQV; encoded by the exons ATGGATGCCTTACATAAATTGCTCAAGCTTTGTGCAGATAAGAAATCTGCCATCGGCTACGGCTTTTTGACCATTCTTACTGCTGGTGGGCAGCATCTGTTTTCTCTGGTAGTTTTCCAGTGCCCATGTACCGAACATAACTTGATGTATGGATGTGTTTTTCTCTTTGCTCCTGCTGTAGTTCTTATGATCATCAGTTATTTCCTAAACAGTAGAACTTGGAAGTTTGTTACAGGATGCTGTCTTAAGCCAAAGAAGATGTGCCCCAATGGTTACCGCTGCTACGGGCTGCATGTTTTCTTACAGCTGCTACTGAATTCTCTGATAGTTCCGGTCATGTGGATTTCTATAGCCTTGCTTCATGGAACCTTCTACACGTGTGCAATGAGCGCCTGGCAGAATGCAGAGTTTGTGCAGCATCTGTGTAGGAACAAATCTGAACAGTGTCAGACACAACTCTACAAAGTGACCTGTGGCAGAGCAACATTGCCCGCCTACGAATCACAAGAGGTTGTCCTGGTTCTTCAAGCCCAGTCTCAG GTTCTAGGCTGGTGTCTCATTGCTGTTCTGGCGTCAATTTCTCTTCTATGTACATGTTGGTCTAGTTGTTATTCTAAAGTAAGTTCAATCCAAATGTCATTCTGGAAAATTTATATTGAGAAAGAAAAAGATAAGTTTGATCGACTGGCTCAGGAATACGCAGACAAACTTGCAGAAAGGAACCTTAGAAGTTTCTTTGAAAACAAAGAGCCGACTGCATTTGAGTTGCCCAATAATAAAGCATGGGAGAAGAtctctgcactatatacattTAATGCAGATCACCAATACTACAGTACTCTCCACAAGTTTGTGGAACATGGAGTCGAAAATTTCAGTGGAAAAGAAGTAATGATGGACTTTGTAGATGCACAAGTATGA